The stretch of DNA CCGAGGCCGGGGCGGCGATCGCCGACGGCTGGCGCCGCCGCCGCCCCGACGACCGGGTGACCGTGCTGCCGGTCGGCGACGGCGGGCACGGGACGCTCGACGCGCTGCGCGCGCTCGGCGAGGTGCGCGCGACGGCGGTCGAGGACGCGTTGGGCCGGCGGGTCGACGCGGAGTGGCTGCTGCTGCCGGGCGGGACGGCGTTCGTGGAGAGCGCGGCGGCGTGCGGGCTGCACCTGCTGGCGCCGGAGGAGCGGGACCCGCTCGCGGCGACGACCGCGGGCGTCGGCGACCTCGTCTGCGCCGCGCTCGGCGCCGGGGTCCGCCGCGTCGTCGTCGGGGTCGGCGGCACCGCGACCGTCGACGGCGGCGCCGGCTGCGCGCAGGCGCTCGGCGCCTGGCTGCTCGACGCGGCCGGGCACCCGCTGCCGCCCGGCGGCGCCGCGCTGGCCCGGCTGGACCGGGTCACCCTGGACGACCTCGACCCGCGGCTGCGCGACGTCGAGGTGGTGGTCGCCGCCGACGTCGACAACGCCCTGCTCGGCGCGGACGGCGCGGCGTACGGGTACGGCCCGCAGAAGGGCGCCGACGCCGCCGCGGTGGCCGCGCTGGACGCGGCGCTGGCCCGGTGGGCGGAGGTGCTGGACCGCGACGTCCCCGGCGCCGCGGGCGTCGCGGCGCGGCCGCACGCCGGCGCGGGCGGCGGGC from Mycobacteriales bacterium encodes:
- a CDS encoding glycerate kinase, translating into MRVLVAPDSFGGTLTAAEAGAAIADGWRRRRPDDRVTVLPVGDGGHGTLDALRALGEVRATAVEDALGRRVDAEWLLLPGGTAFVESAAACGLHLLAPEERDPLAATTAGVGDLVCAALGAGVRRVVVGVGGTATVDGGAGCAQALGAWLLDAAGHPLPPGGAALARLDRVTLDDLDPRLRDVEVVVAADVDNALLGADGAAYGYGPQKGADAAAVAALDAALARWAEVLDRDVPGAAGVAARPHAGAGGGLAAGLMAVCGARAEPGAGVVLGLLGVARQVAKADLVVTGEGAFDWQSLRGKAPGAVARTAAAEGLPCVVVAGQVSGGRRELAAAGVDAAYAAADLAGSVEESMAAPGEWLAELAAHVAGEWSR